GCCCTGTCGCGTCGGCTCTCCCTGGGGGACGCCGAACCGGATCTCCATCCGATGGGCGCGTCCTGGTTGCGCTCCGGCCGACAGATCGCGGCCCTCCTGCCCGGCCGGGCGGAGCTGATGGCAGAGACCGTCACGCTGGCCCGCGAGTGTGCCTTCACCCTCGATCTCGTCGCCCCCGAACTGCCGGATTACCCCACCCCGGCCGGGCACACGGAGATGACCTGGCTGAGGGAGCTGACGCTGGAACGGGCACGCCGCAGATACGCCAACCGGACGGATGACGTCCGGGCGAGGGCGGAGAAACAGATCGCCCATGAGCTGGCGGTGATCGGGAAGCTGAACTTCCCCGGCTACTTCCTCATCGTCACCGACCTGGTCGATTTCTGCCGGGATGCAGACATCCTCTGCCAGGGGCGTGGCTCCGCGGCGAACTCGGCGGTGTGCTTCGCCCTGGGCATCACCAACGTGGAACCCATCTCCGCGCGCCTGCTGTTCGAACGTTTCCTCTCGCCCGAGCGCGACGGCCCGCCCGACATCGACATCGACATCGAATCCGGTCGCCGCGAGGAGGTCATCCAGTACGTCTACGAACGGCACGGCCGTGACAAGGCTGCACAGGTGGCCAACGTGATCACCTACCGCACGAAAAGTGCGCTCCGCGACGCCGCCCGCGCCCTCGGCCACACGCAGGGCTCGATCGACGCCTGGTCGAAGGGCACCGCGGAACCGCCCGCCGAGGTGGTGGAGCTGGCCACGCGTTTCCAGGGGCAGCCCCGGCATCTTGGCATCCACTCCGGCGGCATGGTCATCTGCGACCGGCCGATCGCCGACGTCGTGCCCGTCGAGTGGGCGCGGATGGAGGGACGCTCCGTGGTGCAGTGGGACAAGGACGACTGCGCCTCCGCCGGGCTGGTCAAGTTCGACCTGCTGGGGCTGGGCATGCTCGAGGCGCTGCACCACATGATCGACCTGGTGGGGGAGCAGCACGGAACCCGCGTCAACCTCTGGGAACTCGACCTCGCCGACCCCGGCGTCTACGACATGCTCTGCCGTGCCGACGCCGTCGGCGTGTTCCAGGTTGAGTCCCGCGCACAGCTGTCCACCCTGCCGCGGCTGAAGCCGCGCACCTTCTTCGACCTGGTCGTGGAGGTCGCCCTCATCCGTCCCGGACCCATCCAGGGCGGGTCGGTGCACCCTTACCTGCGGCGGCGGGACGGCCGGGAGCCGGTCACCTATGAGCACCCCGTGCTGGAGAAGGCCCTGGGCAAGACGCTGGGCATCCCGTTGTTCCAGGAACAGCTCATGCAGATCGCCGTCGACGCCGCCGGGTTCACCGGCGCGGAGGCGGATTCGCTGCGCCGGGCAATGGGATCCACACGCTCACCCGCGAAGATGGCGGCGTTGAAGGGACGGTTCTTCCGCGGCGCATGGGAGACCAACGGTATCCCGGAGGAGACGGCCGGGAAGCTGTGGAACAAGATCGTCGCCTTCGCCGCCTACGGCTTCCCGGAGTCCCACTCCCAGTCCTTCGCCTCGCTGGTGTACTTCTCCGCCTGGTTCAAGCACCACTACCCGGCGGAGTTCTGCGTCGGCCTGCTGCGGGCCCAGCCGATGGGCTTCTACTCCCCGCAGTCGTTGATCCAGGACGCCCGCCGCCACGGCGTGGGGATCCTGCCCGTGGACGTCAACGAATCAGGCGAGCAGGCCCGCGTGGTGGACGGAGGGATCCGGGTGGGGCTGAACCTCATCAACGGCCTCGGCTCAGCAGCGGCCGCCAGGGTCGAGGAGGCGGCCCCCTTCACGGGGATCCCGGACCTGGCGCGCCGGGCGGAACTGACGGTCGCGCACGTGGAGGCGCTGGCACGTGCCGGGGCGCTTGACTGCTTCGGCATCGACCGTCGGCAGGCGTTGTGGCAGGCGGGTGTGGCCGCCACCGAACGTGAGGGCATGCTGCCGGGGCTCTCCGCCATCGAATCCCCCCCGCTGCCCGGCATGAGCACGCTCGAGCTCATGGTCGCCGACGTCTCCGCGACCGGCGTGACCCACCAGCGTCAACCCATGGAGCTGGTGCGTGACCGGCTTTCCGACGCCGGCGTCCTCAGCGCCGCAGCCCTTTGCGGTGTCCCGGACGGCACCCGCGTGCGCGTCGCGGGTGTGGTCACGCACCGGCAGCGTCCGCAGACCGCTTCCGGGTTGACCTTCCTGGGCATGGAGGATGAGACCGGACTGATCAACGTCATGGTCTCCGTCGGACTGTGGAACCGCCGGCAGACGGTCGCGCGCACCTCGAAGGTGCTGGTGGTGCGCGGGATCGTGCAGAACGCCACCGGCGCGGTGACCGTGGTGGCGGACGGGCTGGAACCGCTGGCGATCGGTGAGTGGTTCAGCCGGGGTTCGCGGGATTTCCGCTAGAACCGGTCCCGGAGCATCTCCATGCCCCCGAGGATCACCGCGGCGATGATGCTCAACGCCAGCCATACGCCGAGGAAGAAGAGGATGTCCGTCAGGCCCAGAGGCCAGTCACGGGTGACCAGGGTGGAGATGAACGCGATGATCACCGCGATCGTGGCACCGGTGGGCAGCTTGGCGATGAGGTACTCGAGACCCGACATGCACCCAGCCTATCCCGCGCAGTTCCGGTCGGGTGATCTGGCAAGGTGGTGCCCATGAGCGATGAGGCAGCGCACCGAACGAGCATCAGCCACCGGGACATGAATCCCGTGTCCCCGAAGCTGACCACCGCCCGCTACCTGGGCAGGCTTCCCTGGATCGTCGTCGTGTTTCTCATCTTCGCAGCTCTTGGATTCCTGTTCAGCCCCTGGTTCCACATCGGCACGGGGACGTTCCTGGCTCTGGCGCTGTGGCAGCTGTGGCTGATCCCGGCGCAGGTCCGGCTGCTGGGATGGCGGGAAACCGAGGATGAGCTGTTGATCACCAAGGGGCGGCTGTGGCACACCTTCACGGTGATCCCCTACGGCCGCATCCAGTACGTCGATGTCACCGTCGGGCCGATCGAACGTTCCCTGGGGATGAAGACCCTGGAGCTGCACACTGCATCGGCGACCTCCGACGCCTCCGTCGAGGGCCTGCCCGCGGAGATCGCCGACGCCCTGCGGGACCGGCTGGCGGTCAGGGCGAGGGAGAGGATGAGCGGACTGTGAACGAGGAGTATCGCCGGGTCCACCGGCTGACCCCGCTGCTGCGCTTCTGGACGCTCATCCTGGCCGCCGTCGCGGTCTTCTTCGTCAACATTGACATGGCTGCGATCGGCGCGGCACTGGGGTGGTTGAGCAGCGGGAACATCCTGCCGATCCTCATCGGGGCGGCGGTCTTCGTGGTCGCCTGCGGGCTGGTCTGGGTGGTCTCCCAGATGTGGTGGCGTGCCACCGGGTACCGGCTCACCGCCGAGGAGGTCTCCCTCAGGCGTGGCGTGCTGAACACCCAGTTGCGCACCGCCCGCTACGACCGGATCCAGGCCGTCGACGTCGTGGAGTCCGTCATCGCCCGCATCTTTCGCCTTGCTGCGGTCCGCGTGGAGACCGCCGGGGGCGGCGACTCCGTCATCGAGATCGCCTACCTTCCAC
This sequence is a window from Corynebacterium comes. Protein-coding genes within it:
- a CDS encoding error-prone DNA polymerase yields the protein MGFDGGAPLHWSRLERILAGREAPTPVPVDHLAAPASRRPTLTRPAVPFAELHAVSSYSFLGGASDPEALVHRAVELDLEALALVDRDGFYGVVKFAEAAATLGLSTVFGAELALGDRVLPVLARGVEGYRRLSRLMSDAHLATGEKGEVAYPSLGEIARRLDGHCVVLLGHEWVEGIDQVVEAFGVGDVVLEYAVTMTPEDTDNHEKLDGCRRHGLRRIITALPAAATRDDARLAGAKRALSRRLSLGDAEPDLHPMGASWLRSGRQIAALLPGRAELMAETVTLARECAFTLDLVAPELPDYPTPAGHTEMTWLRELTLERARRRYANRTDDVRARAEKQIAHELAVIGKLNFPGYFLIVTDLVDFCRDADILCQGRGSAANSAVCFALGITNVEPISARLLFERFLSPERDGPPDIDIDIESGRREEVIQYVYERHGRDKAAQVANVITYRTKSALRDAARALGHTQGSIDAWSKGTAEPPAEVVELATRFQGQPRHLGIHSGGMVICDRPIADVVPVEWARMEGRSVVQWDKDDCASAGLVKFDLLGLGMLEALHHMIDLVGEQHGTRVNLWELDLADPGVYDMLCRADAVGVFQVESRAQLSTLPRLKPRTFFDLVVEVALIRPGPIQGGSVHPYLRRRDGREPVTYEHPVLEKALGKTLGIPLFQEQLMQIAVDAAGFTGAEADSLRRAMGSTRSPAKMAALKGRFFRGAWETNGIPEETAGKLWNKIVAFAAYGFPESHSQSFASLVYFSAWFKHHYPAEFCVGLLRAQPMGFYSPQSLIQDARRHGVGILPVDVNESGEQARVVDGGIRVGLNLINGLGSAAAARVEEAAPFTGIPDLARRAELTVAHVEALARAGALDCFGIDRRQALWQAGVAATEREGMLPGLSAIESPPLPGMSTLELMVADVSATGVTHQRQPMELVRDRLSDAGVLSAAALCGVPDGTRVRVAGVVTHRQRPQTASGLTFLGMEDETGLINVMVSVGLWNRRQTVARTSKVLVVRGIVQNATGAVTVVADGLEPLAIGEWFSRGSRDFR
- a CDS encoding PH domain-containing protein; this encodes MNPVSPKLTTARYLGRLPWIVVVFLIFAALGFLFSPWFHIGTGTFLALALWQLWLIPAQVRLLGWRETEDELLITKGRLWHTFTVIPYGRIQYVDVTVGPIERSLGMKTLELHTASATSDASVEGLPAEIADALRDRLAVRARERMSGL